The DNA sequence GATCGATGTCGACGAATGCTGGCAGCACCCGGGCCCGTCCAAGCGGCCGATCGTGGCCGATGCTCGCTGCTGATCAGGTCGTTCGTCCTCGCTGCGCTGCGGGCGCTCCACCTGGACCAGCAGCTTCGTCACCGGCAGGATGGCCAGGACGAGCGGACCCACCAACTGAGACCCTTGGCAGGCAGTGACGTCAACATTCGCGAGCACGGAGTCGCTCGGCTCGAAGGCGACGTCGCCATTGCCGGAGAACCGACGTCCAGATTCACGGTCAGGACCAGGTCCCGGTGTGCATCGCCCGCAGCTCCAACAACTACGGGCCACGCCAGCACCCGGGGAAGCTGATCCCGCGGTTCCTCGGGCTGCTGCTGTTCGGGGCGGCAGGTGACCGTGCACGGCCGCGGGCAGCACCGCCGCAACTGGTTGCACGTGGAAGGCAACTGCCGGGCCATCGAACAGGTCCTGCGCGCCGGGTGAGACCTACAACGTCGGCGGCGGCTCCGACCTGACAACGCAGACTTCAGTGATCAGGTCGGCGATCGCTGCCGCGACCTGGTCCGGTACGTCGTGGTTCATGTGGTGGCCGGTGCCGTCCAGCACGAGGTGGCGAGAGCGGTTCGACATGGCCGCCAGGGACCGCTGGAGCTCGAGCCAAACCGGGTAGACCGGTCCCCAGCCGTTGCCATTGCCGACCGTCAGCACGGTCATCGGCAAGTCACCGAGCCGCCGAGCCGAGGCCGGGGTGACGCGAGGGGCGACCGCAAGCCCTAGAAACTCTCCCACTACGGCACGGCGGTGTGCCGTAGTCAGGGCGCGCGCCGCCGCGGCCGGTGCCATTCGCGCTCCCACCTCGCCGACGGCCTCGCGAATCAAGCGCCGACGCCCGTTTATGTCGTGCCAGGCACGAGTCCAGCCCAGGGGCCGTGCCTGCCGGCGGCCCGCTTTCCACCACAGCTCGTTCACGGACTTCGCCGGGTCGGCCGCCGCAAGTGGCCGCGCTTGGTCCTCGTGGGAGGAGTCGACCAGGATGAGGCCGACGACGCGGTCCGGGTTCCCGGCGGCAAGGATGCGGGCAACGATCCCGCCGTAGGAGTGGCCGACCAGCACCACCGAGGTCAGTTCGAGGGCGTCCAGCAAGGCGGTGATCTCGCCGGCCAAGACCGTCGGCGTCCTCGGTCCTCGGGGAGCGGGGTCGCTCCAGCCGACACCACCGCGGTCCACGGCGTAGGCCGTGATGTCTTCGGGCAGCGCACGGAAGACCTGGTGCCATTCCAGGGCCGTCGCGCCCAGCGCGGGCAGCACCACCACGACCGGGCCGCACTCTCCCGCACTGGTCCGCACCACATGCAGCCGGCGACCGCCGATGTCGACCAGACGGCCCGGCGGCGGAAACCGACGTTCATCGCGTCCCTGTCCCACGCGCTGGTACAGCCATCCGCCGGCGGCTATCAACGCCGCGCAGGAAGCCGCCATCACCGCGGAACGCCTCATCGGGTCCTCCTTCGTAGCTCAGACTTAGTGTTCAGTCTGCTATAGCGGGACGCACACGTTCCGGACCGACTAACCCAGCAGCCGCCCGCGCCGCAGCCCGGCCCGCACCCCCGCACACCTGGTCCGGGCGATCGTGCGGCTGCGGTGGCGGCAGAGGCTGGGCCCGGTCCAGATCGGCGGCCGGCTCGACCTGCCCGCATCCACGGTGCACGCAGTGCTCGTTCGCTGCCGGATCAACCGCCTGTCCCGGCTCGACCGGGTCACCGGTGAGCCGTTGCGCCGCTACGAGCACGACCATCCCGGGTCGCTGATCCACGTCGATGTCACCAAGTTCGGCAACATCCCCGACGGCGGCGGACACCGCTACGTCGGCCGGGCTCAAGGCGAGATCAACAAACGAGCCACGCCCGGCCTGACCCGCGGCGCGGACTACAAGCCCCGCACCGGCACCGCGTTCGTGCACACCGTCATCGATGATCACTCCCGTGTCGCCTACGCCGAAATCCACGCCGACGAGACAGCAGTGACTGCCATCGCGGTGCTGCGCCGGGCAGTGGCCTGGTTCGCCGAGCTGGGCGTGATCGTCGAGCGGGTGCTGTCGGACAACGGGTCGGCCTACCGCTCGCACGCCTGGCGGGACACCTGCGCCGAGCTGGGCGTCGTCCCGAAGCGGACCCGGCCTTACCGGCCGCAGACCAATGGCAAGGTCGAGCGGTTCCACCGCACCTTGGCCGACGGGTGGGCCTACGCTTGCTTCTACCCGTCGGAGGCCCTGCGGCGGGCGGCGCTACCGGGCTGGCTGCACTTCTACAATCATCATCGACCCCACAGCTCAACCAGCGGCAAGCCGCCGGTCACCCGGCTGACCAACCTCTCTGGACATCACACCTAGCGCTACGACGGCCTTCTCGGCATGGCCAGCCAAGACCTCCGGCCGGACCGGGTTGCCGGTGACCACGGCGCGCTTGCGCGCCCGCTCCGGCAACAGCGCCATCATCGACTAGGGAGAGGCGGATCACAGAGCGCAACACCAAGGCGTCTGGGCAGCTCAGCAGCGAGTTACTGGCGCTCCGCGGTCACGCACCGCGGCCGCGACACTCAGCAGCTCGGCGACCGAGCTGGCTGGACACGCGTACTGCACATCTTCCTCGCCGGGTGACCGCTGCACGCGAGAGTCAGTTCCACAAGAGGACGCAAAGGAGGCAGGCATCGAAAATTTGCGTCTGCAAGCATCTGTACCATCAGCGAACTCTAGTAGGTTGTAACGGATGGGCGCCTCAGCAGCGACTTCAGGTCTAGGAGCAATCGGGAGGATGCTTGGTGACCAGCGTCGAGGCTGCCGTTCTGGCAAAAGTCGCAGGAATCGCAACCGAATCGGTCGTAAGGAGGATTCGACGTGTCGCGTCGGGTCGAGGTTTCGGCAAAGGGGTAGCCGTTGAGGTCACTTCAGAGCAGCTCTATCGGCACCACCAAGGGTACTGGCCCGCATCCTTGTCCGGAATGCTTCCGGCCGGCTTGAATCAACAAAAAATAGATAGCTTTCTAAGAACGCCTGAATTCGAAACTTTCACCAACCAACTTATCGCCGTACATCTGCTTAGCGGCCATTCAGATTACCGCCAGCGGGTCCGTGAATCGATTGCGGAAAAACTGGTAGATTTCTTTCCGCCAACAGATCTGAGACATGACGTTGACCAAGTCGTAAGCTTTGACGACTTGGTCGCCCGCTATAAGCGTAAATTGAATGCCTACGGCATTAAACTTGCCGAGCACCTTGATGCAAGCTGCTCGACTGCGGCTTCTATCATTAAGGATAGATCAGAAAACCAAGTACAGGTCCACGAGCTCGGATTTCGCGAAGTTGCACTAGACATACTAAACTCGATTGACGACAGTTTAAGACATTTGATACGCAATCGAGACAACTTGACATGGACCAACCTCTACAACACTCGGTTCTACAACTATCATTCCGAGATTACCGCGCCTGACTTAAATGTTCGCATGCCGATTAATTACGCGAAACTCTTCGTTGGTCCTACAGTTCTAGAAACGGATTCATCCACACTTCAACCATTTGATGACGGAAGCGACGGGCGGCCAGACAGTTTTCGGAGATTTTACAAAAACCTCGACCGCTCAGTGTTGCTAGGCGACCCCGGGGCAGGTAAATCGACATCAAGTACCGTGGCCGCACTGGAGATCCACAGAGAATCTAATCTCATCCCGTTTATCGTTGTCCTGCGCGAATTGATAGAGCCGGAGTTTTACCTTCCCGAATACTTGGCAGACCTACTGGGGCGACGTTACGATGTAAAAGCTACACCGGAATCTATCGAGAAGTTGCTCTACGAGGGCGGTGTCGTCGTAGTTTTTGATGGCCTCGATGAGGTTATTAATAATGCGGACCGACTAACACTTGCGCGAAAGATTGAAATTGTTTCTGCATCTTACCCGCTCATCAAAATTCTTGTGACGTGCCGAAAAATAGGGTACGCCCCGGCCAGATTAAACCGATCTTTTTCAACCTTTTCGATCGGCCCCTTCTCCGAAGAGCAAATTGAAGAGTACGTGACACACTGGTTTGACGCTCAAGGAAAGCTTCGCTTAGCTGAACTCGACTACGTTGTACAAGACTTCATGCTGGAAAGCAAGGAAATGCTGGATTTGACACAGAATCCTTTGCTTCTGGCTTTTATGTGTGTCCTCTATCGGGGAGCTCGAACACTCCCCGAAGACAGAGCCTCGTTGTACGAAAAGTGCGTCGCCCTACTACTTGGAGAGAGAGACAAACACTATAAGGTCGTTGCCGAGCATCCAAGTATCCTTAATACAAAAAGGGCTCTGTCACGCGTCGCACATAAAGAGCTAAAGGAACAGCGATACGGGCGACCGGAGAAAGAGATAACCGAAGATCTAATCGAGTTCCTTACCGGGCCGGTCATTCACAGTCGGGAACGTGCCGCCGAGTTTATCAAGGAGATGTTGAATTGGTGCCGTGGGCGCGCTTGGATGTTCACCGATGTCGGACCAGACCCTCAGCATAGAGACCTCTTCACTTTTACCCACGCGAGTTTCCGCGAGTACTTTGGCGCACTCTACTTCGTCAGCACGAACCGTGACGCACAAAGCCTCGTCGACCATATTTTTCCCTTGATGGAGCAAGGCAAATCAGAGATCTACGCACAAGTCTGCTGCACAATATTTGACGATGCGCTCTTATCCGGCGCGTCCGATGTCATGCTCGGTTTGATCAGGAAACTTGATGAGCAGCAACCGCATCCCATCCTGAATCACAGCGAATGGCAAAGGCGATTTGACATTAAGGATGGCGCCGGGTCAACATCTCGCAAGGAAAATGAACTAGCCGACAAACGTGAAGAGACGTCTCGCATTCGCTCCGTGGCTGCGGCCTATCTAGCAGGGATAGCGAACTGCCTCCCATCTTTGTCAGCAGATGCGATGAGTACTCTTGTCGGACTAGCCGTGGCTCAAACAACACTCGGCGACAGTGCGGCCATTGCGCGACTGCTCGATCCAGCCTCGAAACACCACGAGCCGATCCTGGAGATTCTCGCCGATCATCTAAGTCGTAGTATGGCAGCGGCAGCAGACACGAGGACGACACGCAGGCAGGTTTGGTTCGCACTTCACGCCCCTTACCTTCTTGCGAATATGTCATCGTTTGCATACCCGATCAAGCCGACGGCTGTAAAAGCACTTAACAAGGTCGTAAACACTGTCAGTCCGCATCTTAAGAAGTATGACGGTAAGTTCGATGTAGATTATGCAATGTTGATTCAAAGCGGTAGCGGAACCCATCGCCGCCTATGCGACCTTGACGCAAGCGAGTTTTGTTCAGTATTTTCATTTCTATTTGATGAATATGTTCTACCGATCGACGGTCTAGGACCAAGATCAGTTGCAATTTGGGTTTATGACAGTTTTCGCGGCAAGCGCCGCGAGACCACGCCTGTTGCAAGAGCTGCGCGCTTCCTGAAGAACCTGGGAGAAGGCCTGATTCGACACCAAAGTAGCTTGTTCGACATTCCACTTCCTTCACATCCCGCATATGCAGAGCACGACTTCCGGTCAATTTCAGAACGAATCACCGCCTATCCGGACTCATGCAGGACGGCTCTACTGTTCTTGATTGCAGCGCAGATCGAACTGAACCAGCAACTAGACCCAATGCTGAAGAATGATGTGTCAAGGAAGGATTTGGGCCAATGGGCGGCTCGCTTAAGAGTTGACAGTATTCCGTCCGCGTGGATTAAAGAAGAGTCAGACCTATGGTGTCCATCCAGCCAAATCGCAGAATAAGACTATCGTTTGCATCCCCCTATTCAAGTTCAACTGCAGCCGATCGCAAGCCCCTAGGGGCGTCGCACCGTATCGCGGTCAACATGCTCAGCCCGATCATCGACACCTCGCGCGCGCTTAGCTCTTCAGCCATTCGTGACACAGGAGCGAGAACAAGACGTTGTATTCCTCACGAATCAACTCGATCCCAGCGATGTCGAGGCCAGCGACACGGGCAGCGTCCGCAAGAGCCAAGAGTATTTTCGGCAGCGATCCGATTAGTTGCCACAGCATTATCGTTTCACTGAGCGATAGCTAAGCCGCGGGGAAGACGACAGCTGACAGTTCGAGCAATGTCGGCACCGTCTGAGTTGCTCCGGCGCGACGCAGCTCAGCCTCACTCGTCTTGCCAGTAGCCACGCCCACGACTCGTACTCCTGCAGACCTTCCGGCCTTCATATCGTTTGGCGTGTCTCCGACCAGCACCACATGCTGATCCTGGTACCAAGTGCCTGTTTGAGTTGCAGCTCGCTGTCGAGCGATCTTCACCAGCTCGGACCGCTCTGCGTGGTCCTCGCCGAAGGCACTGCTGTCGAAGTCGAGGAAGCCAGCGAGGTCGAATGCCTCTAGCTTGATGCGCGCCACTTGGCGCAGGTTGCCGGTCAGGATGGCCTGGTGGACCGAATGATCGGCAGCGAACTGCTGGAGTGTTTGCCGCGCACCGGGTAGAGCCCGTCCGACGGCGGCCAGCTCGTCGCGGGCATCTTCGTAGCCCTGCACCAGGGCATCGGCCAGCTTTTGCACGGCCCGGTCAGTCGCTTCCAGCCCGTTGACCTTCAGCGACTCGGCCATGATGTCCAGTTCGGTCCTGCCTGCAATGGTCGCCAGCTTCGCCAGCGGCTTGCCGGTCGCCGCCGGAAACGCCCGGTCGTAGATGGCCCGTCCGACGCCCCTCGTCTCGATAAGCGTGTGGTCGATGTCCCACAGCACCAAGGTCCGAGGTGCGGCGCCAGGCATGGTCATGCCGAAAGTGTGCCATCCGTGACGGATCGAGCGCGGCGCGATAACATTCGACCTGGTCAGAGGCTTAGCGGGAGGCGACGCGAGATCGTGAACGACCAGTTGGCGCGGATGGTCGGTGACCGTGTGCGGTTCTACCGCACAGCGGCCCACCAGACGAAGACGGTCGTTGCCGGGCTAACCGGTATCACGCCGGACTATCTCTACCAGATCGAGCGGGGCCAGAAACTGCCCACGATCCCGGTGCTCGCCCAGCTGGCCGAAGTCCTGCGAGTTGACCCAGGCGACTTGCTGAGCAGTCAGCCGGCGGCGCCGACCCGGCGCTCCTCCAGTGTGACGGCTGACGCGATCTATCGAGCCATGACTGCGCCGGCCACAGCCAGCCCGGTCCCTGTCCGCGAACTCGGGCGCCAGGTTTGCGAGGCATGGAGCACGTGGCAGACGTCCACTCACCGCTACAGCGAACTGACCACCGACGTGCCGGAACTCATCGCGACCACTGAAGCCACGATCCGCGGCACCTCGGGCAAGCACCATCGGCAGGCTCAGGCCGTGGCCGCTGACCTGTACGGCCTTCTCCGAACGGTGACGAAGCGCGTCGGGCGCGTTGACCTGTCACTTCTGGCCGCCGATCGTGCGCATCGGGCAGCCGAGCAGGCAGACGACCCGATCCGGTTGGCCGGAGCCCGGTGGAACCTCATCCAGGTCATGCTCGCCGACGGCCATGCCGGAGCCGCAGAAGAGGAGGCCATGAAGGCGCTCGCCGACCTTCGGTCCGCACTCGGCCCTGACCACCTCGACGCCGCGGCACTGTCGGGTGCTCTCTTGCTCATCGCTGCGGTGGCGGCAGCCCGCGCCGGCGATGCCTGGACTGGTCGTGACCGGCTCCGCCGGGCCGCCCCGCTGGCCGAGCAAGTCGGCGACCGCAATGTCTGCTGGACGGCGTTCGGGCCAACGAACGTGGCCATGTACGCCGTCTCGATCGAGGTCGAGTCCGGTGAGGCCGTGGAGGGCTTGCGGCTGGCCGCCAAGATTGACCACGAGCAGTCACCTTCGATTGAGCGCCGGGTGGCGTTCTTGCTCGACCAGGCCAAGGGCTATGCGCAGCGTCGTGAATTCGCCCAGACGCTGACTCTCCTGACTGCAGCCGAAACCGACGCGCCAGAAGATGTCCGGTTCCGGCCAGCGGCGCACGCACTCATCCGCACCGTCATGGAACGCGGGCGGCGGACCGAGTCTGTCGCTGCCGCGAAGTTTGCCAGCCGCGTCGGCTTGCCACTTTAGGCAACCCGCTGCCATACCTACCCGAGCTGACAGTTCGGATTACTGGTCAGTAACTGCCATATCGTCGCGTTCTGGATCTCAGCGGTCGGTTGATGTCCCTCTCGTCTCCGAGACGACGGGCGGACTCCGTACGCGCGACCGTCGTTTGCGGTGATGCGTACTGGTCGTCGGGATACCGACCAGTAGCTGCGAGCCACACAGGCGATTGCGAGGGGCAACACGATGACGGTCAACTTCGAATTGCTGGCCACGCTGTTGCCGATCGCTTTCACCGCTCTGTTCGCCGTCGCTTTCACTGTCGACTTAGCCGAGCAATGGGCAGTCAGTCGAAGGCGGGCACACGTAGCTGGCGGCCGGCAAGCACTTTCCCGCGGTGCGCAACTCGACAACTCAGGGCGTGATCATCGATGATCCCACCCGTCACAAGCCCGTTCGCGTTCCTCTGGGACGAGCCTGCCATCGAGCCGTTCACGACCCTGCTGCGACGCCGCTGGAACTTCCACCCTGAGTTCGACACCGACGGCCTCCTCGAACGGATCACAGCCGCGTTCACCTGGCAAGCCGACGGCTTCGTCGACGCACTCCGCATTAAAAGCGAGACCGACGCCGCCGCGATCCGCATGGCCCGCGCTGGCGGGAAGGTCTGGGAACGCGACGGCGACGCCCTCACCATCCTCCACCAGCTCGTCGAGCTTCCCGTGCCCAGCGACCCGCGCGCACCCCGGCTCGTGATCGGCTCGGCGCCCCGGTTGTGGACGCCATGAACCCGCTCTGGACGCGGCGACGCCCGCGACAACAGCCCACCACCGTCCGCCCACGACACGTCGCTGGAACACACCGATGACCGACGCCGAACGACGACCAGTCGTACTGGATGAACCCGGCGCACCGCCGATCACGCTGCTTGGCCTGCTCACCGACGCCTACACCGACGCACTGATACGACTCGCCTACGCCGAACGAGACCGGCACGACTGGACGTCCTACCGTCAGCTCGGCTACGACCTGATCGGCGTCGGGGCGCACGTCATCGTGCACGCCTACACGCGTCGCGAGCCACCCGCGGATGCACCTGAAGCAGCAGTGGCCCCTCAGGCCGTGGCGGCGGAAGCCGCCCGTCAGTTGCGGACAACACTCGCACTCGCCGAACAGGTGGCCGGCACCCCGGCGACTGCCGACTCGGTGGCGATGGAACTTGAAGCCTTGGCCGAGGACTGCGCGCAACTCACCGAGCTGCTCTACCGCAACGCCGCCGGGACGTCCCCGGCAGCGATCGTCGAAGTCAGCCCCCTCGGCGAGAACCACGGCAGCGACGACGAAGGCAGCACGCAATCGGGCGGTGAACCCACGTGAAAGGCGACCCGACCCCGACTTCCCCTCCGCCGTCGCCCGGAACGACGACAGCCTCCTCACCACCGCACGCAGGCTGTCGGCTCGGCTGGCACCCGACGAGGACACACCCTCGTCACCTGAACCCGGCCCGGACAGGCCGCCGGTGCTCCAACCTGTCCGGTCCGCGCGCCTCGACCGCTCGCGAAATCCCCCGTTCCGGGCGGTCGAGGCGCACCCACTGACCCCACCGGCGGGGCAGGCCGCATGATGGCCCGCACCGCACCCCCGCCAACCGGCACCGTCCTGCGGTCACCCGCCGGGAACCACGCGAGTATCCACGGCGTCCACGCCGCCACCTTCACCTCCGACGGCGTGCTCGCCCCGGCGTGCGCGTCAGAGCGGGCCTGCCGCGACATCGTCCGGGCGGCACGCACACGCGGCGGAGCCCGCTACCGCGCGACATCCCAAGCGATCACCTGCAAGAACACCCCCTGCGCAGCCGACACCACCGGCAGCAACCACGCCGTCGACGCTGCAGCAACCGATCCACCAGAGGTGCGGGCGTGAGGCCGGGCAGCCACGGCCCAGACCCCGACCACGTCTGGTGGACCGTCCCCCGCGCACGCCCCTTCTACGACCACTTCACCGCGCACGCACCGACGGTCCGCCTCCCCTACGCCACCCGGCACTGGCCCACCCGCGACCCCGACCACCCCCACACCACCCACCCCCTACAGCGAGCACTGGACGACCCTGATGGCGACGAGCGACACCGACACCGGCAACCTGGCCCGAGCCACCGGCGCGGAACTGCAATCCCACCGCGAACAACACCGGTGGTCCCGCCGATCCCTGGCGATCTGGTCCGGCCACGACTGCCCGCTGAGCACCCTCACCTCCTGGGAACACGGCACCCGGTCGATGAACCTGCGCCAGCTCGACCGGGCCGGCCACCTCTACAACATCGCGCCGTCGGAACTCCTGCGCCGAGCTGAACACCGCATCTCCTGGGCCCCCGGCATCGCCGTCGACCTCGACGCCCTCGCCGCCAACCAGGTGCAATCCCTCATCCCCGCGGCCCGGTGGGCCCGCTACCAGCGCCAGGCCGGCGGGGCCTCCGTACACCGGCTGTCGGTGGCCGAGATCGCCTCTCTCGCCGCGCAGTGCGGCATCGACACCGCCCGGCTGACCATCCTGCTGGCCATCGAAGCGGCGGTGCGCCCGTGACCCACACCCGCCTCCATCCAGCCGCACCGGTCACCCGCGGAGGGCAGGACGTGCCGCGGTGGCGGATCCCCGCCGGGGCCGACCCGACACGGGTCAACCTCGCCTACCTCTACGACGCCTTCCGCGAGGCCCGCAGCAACGACCACGGCGACGACCGAACCATCCCCGCGGGTAAAGACGCCCACGAAAACGAACGCGACGCCGTCCGGCACCTGTCGGCATCGGCGCCGCACGCCGGTTTCGTGTTTCGGTCCGAGCAGGCGTTCCTCGACCGCGTCACCACCTACCTGGTCAAGCACCAGGAGGTCGGGACCGTCATCGTCGCCGGCGCGGGTCTGCCCCACCTCGATCCCCGCAACGACCTGCACCGCCACATTCGCAGCTGCGAAGCCGGCAACCGCAAGCCCCGCCGCGCCAGCGTCGTCTACGTCGAACGCGACCCCCTGGTCGTCGCGGCCGTGCGCACCATCGCCGACGACGACGCCGGAGTCCATGTCGTGGCAGCCGACCCGTGGGATCCCGCCGCGATGTGGAACTCCCTGCACGCCCACAGCGGACGCAGCGGGATCCTCGCCCGCGACCACCAGCCCGTCGCGCTGCTGCTGGCCGGGGTGATGTCGTTTCACGGTGGCACCCGCACCGAAGTCGCCGAGGTCGTGCAGGACCATCTCGCGCAGCTGCCAGCCGGGTCGTTTCTGGCCATGACGCACCTCTTTCTCCCCGAGCATCCGGACATGGCCGCCGCAGCCCGCGCGTTCGAACAGGCACTGCGCGAGTTCGGGCCCGGCACCGGCAGCCTCGCCACCCGCGCCGAGATCGAGGCGATGCTCGCCGGGACACGCCTGCTGCCGCACGGGATCGTCCCGGCCTTCGGCTGGTATCCCGACGGCCCGCCCGACCCGCCGGTGTGCGGGCACTTCAACGCCGCGGCGCTCGCCCAGAAACCGCTGCCCGACGCCGATCTGCCAGCCCCGCCCTGGCACCCGGGAAAACCGCCCTGACGTCCTGGCCTGGACGGGGCCCGACACCCCGGGCAGGCCAGGAAACCGGACCCGATGACCCGTCGCGCTCCGCGGATTGATCGCGACGACACAGCCGGGTTCCGGGAACGACCGGTCACCGTGGCTGCCGGTCACCCGCGCACCGGAGAGCCGAAAACCGGCCCGCCGGTGCGCGGGACCTGGGGGTGCGCCTGGCCGTGCACACCATTCCCCTGCACGGCCAGGCACCCCACCGCCACACCCGCACTCCCCGGTCACCGTGTCCGTGCCCCACTATCCACAAGAGAGGGTCATCTGCTCGTGCGTCTCGGCAACGTCCGCCCGTCCGCCACGGTGCCCGCACCGGCGCACCCCGCCAACCCCACGGCCTCAGGACCCCGGTCGTGACGTCCGGTCTGCCGTGCCCGTGCGGCATCGCGGTCATGGGTGTCCTCGAGGCCGCCGATCCCGCCGAGGCGATCGCGGCCTGCGAACACGCCGCGCTGCACGCGCTCGCGGTCGGTGCGCAGCTCTGCGCGGACCGGCTCGCCACCGACGACACCGCCGCCGCGGAGCCGGCCGGTGAGCTGAACCTGATCGCGCGGCAGCTGCGGACCACCCACGCACAGTTCGAGCAACACCTCGCCGACCCCCGCCACAGCACGCCACTCCCGGCACCCGGGGAAACGAGCTGCGGTTCCACGCACGCGCCTTCACCCAGATCGCAGCCCGCCTCTACCGCCACGCAGCCCGCGACGACACCCACCGCGACGCGCCGCCCGCGCCTGCACCCACCGACCCAGCCGCCGAACACAGAAACCCCCGCACATGACCACCACACCCCCGCTCCCGCGGCTCGTCACGCTGGCAGCCACCCTCGTGCTCTGCGTGGGATGCGGCACGCCCGGTCACCGCACACACCTCACCCCGACAGCCACCGCGACCCAGTCGCCGTCACCGCCGGGGTTGCCCTTCGCCGGTGCGCCAACAGTGACTGATCCGCTGCCACGGTCGGTGCTGTCAGGCGACCCCTGCACCGACGCGCTCACCCCCACCCAGGTCGTGGCCGCACTTGGCGCGCAGATCACCGGCAAGCGAGAGGACCTGGCACAGGTCGGCCCGGCCTGCGGCTGGTTCAACCCCGACACCGGCGGCGCTGTCGGTGTCTCCTACACCCTCAACATCCACACCGGCCTCAGCGCCGAATACGCCAACACCCAACCCAAATCCGCACTATGGAAAGAACTACCCCCCATCCAAGGATTCCCCGCCATCGCACACGCCGGAACCAAAGCAACCGGCATCCCCATCGGATTCTGCCAAGCCAGCATCGGACTGGCCGACGACCTGTCCATCGACGTCAGCCTCACCCTGGGCGCCAGCAAACGAGACACCGCAGACGCCTGCGGCTTGGTCTCTCAGATCGCTGACATGGCCGTCACGACGCTGAGAGAGCGCGCGCCTATGACGTCCTGACCGCCCGCACCCGACCTCGCGGCTGGTCAGGATTGCAGAAGCCGTTGCCGTCACACGACACTCGGGACACCCGCGTGACGGCACCGGCCCTGCACGACCGTCCACTGGGGAGTGGCCGGTCACCTCTCGCCCACCACCGGGGTTCGGAGCCGAACCCTCGGTGCACGGAATCCCGCGAGTGCCTGGCCGCGCACAGCCATTCCCGTGCACGGCCAGGCACCCGCAGCACCACCGACCGCGACACCGCCGGTAACCGATCCACCCCACGACGGCGCCAACGGTCGATCAGTCCACCCACAACCCTCAACCGCTCAAGGAGAAACCGTTCGTGTCCACCCCCACGGCCGCCGACGCCACCGAGATCGGCACGGCCAGCGCCGCCCACACCATCAGCCGGCTGGACGCGCAGATCGGCGACCTGACCGCGCAGCGTGACGCCGCTGTCGCGACCGCGACCGACGCGGCCACCCACGTCCTGACCACCCTCCCGATGGCACCCCTCATCGCACCGGCCACCGTCGCGGCGCCGTGGATGGTCGCCACCCGCTGGGACTGCCCCGCACGCGGCCGATTCGACCAAGCCGAAAGTGTCGGCGTCCTGATCGGCCCCCGCCACGTCCTGACCGTCGCCCACTTCTTCGACACCACCCTGCCCGTCCCACCGGCCATCCAGCAGAATCCCGACTTCA is a window from the Amycolatopsis sp. cg9 genome containing:
- a CDS encoding alpha/beta fold hydrolase, with protein sequence MRRSAVMAASCAALIAAGGWLYQRVGQGRDERRFPPPGRLVDIGGRRLHVVRTSAGECGPVVVVLPALGATALEWHQVFRALPEDITAYAVDRGGVGWSDPAPRGPRTPTVLAGEITALLDALELTSVVLVGHSYGGIVARILAAGNPDRVVGLILVDSSHEDQARPLAAADPAKSVNELWWKAGRRQARPLGWTRAWHDINGRRRLIREAVGEVGARMAPAAAARALTTAHRRAVVGEFLGLAVAPRVTPASARRLGDLPMTVLTVGNGNGWGPVYPVWLELQRSLAAMSNRSRHLVLDGTGHHMNHDVPDQVAAAIADLITEVCVVRSEPPPTL
- a CDS encoding NACHT domain-containing NTPase; the protein is MTSVEAAVLAKVAGIATESVVRRIRRVASGRGFGKGVAVEVTSEQLYRHHQGYWPASLSGMLPAGLNQQKIDSFLRTPEFETFTNQLIAVHLLSGHSDYRQRVRESIAEKLVDFFPPTDLRHDVDQVVSFDDLVARYKRKLNAYGIKLAEHLDASCSTAASIIKDRSENQVQVHELGFREVALDILNSIDDSLRHLIRNRDNLTWTNLYNTRFYNYHSEITAPDLNVRMPINYAKLFVGPTVLETDSSTLQPFDDGSDGRPDSFRRFYKNLDRSVLLGDPGAGKSTSSTVAALEIHRESNLIPFIVVLRELIEPEFYLPEYLADLLGRRYDVKATPESIEKLLYEGGVVVVFDGLDEVINNADRLTLARKIEIVSASYPLIKILVTCRKIGYAPARLNRSFSTFSIGPFSEEQIEEYVTHWFDAQGKLRLAELDYVVQDFMLESKEMLDLTQNPLLLAFMCVLYRGARTLPEDRASLYEKCVALLLGERDKHYKVVAEHPSILNTKRALSRVAHKELKEQRYGRPEKEITEDLIEFLTGPVIHSRERAAEFIKEMLNWCRGRAWMFTDVGPDPQHRDLFTFTHASFREYFGALYFVSTNRDAQSLVDHIFPLMEQGKSEIYAQVCCTIFDDALLSGASDVMLGLIRKLDEQQPHPILNHSEWQRRFDIKDGAGSTSRKENELADKREETSRIRSVAAAYLAGIANCLPSLSADAMSTLVGLAVAQTTLGDSAAIARLLDPASKHHEPILEILADHLSRSMAAAADTRTTRRQVWFALHAPYLLANMSSFAYPIKPTAVKALNKVVNTVSPHLKKYDGKFDVDYAMLIQSGSGTHRRLCDLDASEFCSVFSFLFDEYVLPIDGLGPRSVAIWVYDSFRGKRRETTPVARAARFLKNLGEGLIRHQSSLFDIPLPSHPAYAEHDFRSISERITAYPDSCRTALLFLIAAQIELNQQLDPMLKNDVSRKDLGQWAARLRVDSIPSAWIKEESDLWCPSSQIAE
- a CDS encoding HAD family hydrolase, with translation MTMPGAAPRTLVLWDIDHTLIETRGVGRAIYDRAFPAATGKPLAKLATIAGRTELDIMAESLKVNGLEATDRAVQKLADALVQGYEDARDELAAVGRALPGARQTLQQFAADHSVHQAILTGNLRQVARIKLEAFDLAGFLDFDSSAFGEDHAERSELVKIARQRAATQTGTWYQDQHVVLVGDTPNDMKAGRSAGVRVVGVATGKTSEAELRRAGATQTVPTLLELSAVVFPAA
- a CDS encoding helix-turn-helix domain-containing protein; this translates as MNDQLARMVGDRVRFYRTAAHQTKTVVAGLTGITPDYLYQIERGQKLPTIPVLAQLAEVLRVDPGDLLSSQPAAPTRRSSSVTADAIYRAMTAPATASPVPVRELGRQVCEAWSTWQTSTHRYSELTTDVPELIATTEATIRGTSGKHHRQAQAVAADLYGLLRTVTKRVGRVDLSLLAADRAHRAAEQADDPIRLAGARWNLIQVMLADGHAGAAEEEAMKALADLRSALGPDHLDAAALSGALLLIAAVAAARAGDAWTGRDRLRRAAPLAEQVGDRNVCWTAFGPTNVAMYAVSIEVESGEAVEGLRLAAKIDHEQSPSIERRVAFLLDQAKGYAQRREFAQTLTLLTAAETDAPEDVRFRPAAHALIRTVMERGRRTESVAAAKFASRVGLPL